A stretch of Myroides oncorhynchi DNA encodes these proteins:
- a CDS encoding HU family DNA-binding protein — MNKTELIDAIAKDAEISKVAAKKALESFLSNVETTLGKGGKISLVGFGSWSVSDRAAREGRNPQTGKTIKIAAKKVVKFKAGSELENAVNKKKK; from the coding sequence ATGAACAAAACTGAATTAATCGATGCGATTGCTAAAGATGCTGAAATCAGCAAAGTGGCAGCTAAAAAAGCATTAGAATCGTTTTTATCAAATGTTGAAACTACTTTAGGTAAAGGTGGAAAAATTTCTTTAGTTGGTTTTGGTTCTTGGTCAGTATCTGATAGAGCTGCAAGAGAAGGAAGAAACCCTCAAACAGGAAAAACAATTAAAATTGCTGCTAAAAAAGTAGTTAAATTTAAAGCTGGTTCTGAATTAGAAAACGCTGTAAATAAAAAGAAAAAATAA
- the fmt gene encoding methionyl-tRNA formyltransferase, translating into MKDLRIVFMGTPDFAVGILDAIYNNNYNIVAVITAPDKPAGRGQKIKYSAVKEYALEKQLPLLQPTNLKDEEFLKELKSYNANLNVVVAFRMLPEVVWKMPELGTFNLHASLLPDYRGAAPINWAIINGETTTGVSTFFIDEKIDTGAIILKKETSIGSTENAGELHDKLMLLGAQTVIETLDLIKNDKANTTTQPQEETKTAYKLHKDNTKIDFTKQGNQIHNLIRGLSPYPTAWCTIKDNDNEWNVKIYEASFEEDTHNYSLGKLISSKKEIKIAVKNGFINILRLQFPGKKPMRANDLLNGVTFSDNTTAI; encoded by the coding sequence ATGAAAGACTTACGTATCGTATTCATGGGTACTCCAGACTTTGCTGTCGGAATACTAGATGCTATATATAATAACAATTACAATATTGTCGCAGTTATAACAGCTCCTGATAAACCGGCTGGTAGAGGTCAAAAAATCAAATATTCTGCAGTAAAAGAATATGCGTTAGAAAAACAACTTCCCTTACTACAACCTACTAATTTAAAAGATGAGGAATTTTTAAAGGAATTAAAAAGCTATAATGCTAATCTAAATGTAGTCGTAGCTTTTAGAATGTTGCCAGAGGTCGTTTGGAAAATGCCAGAATTAGGTACATTTAATTTACATGCATCTTTACTACCTGACTATAGAGGAGCAGCTCCCATTAACTGGGCAATCATAAATGGAGAAACTACGACAGGAGTTTCGACGTTTTTTATTGATGAAAAAATAGACACTGGTGCTATTATATTAAAAAAAGAAACATCAATAGGCTCAACTGAAAATGCAGGAGAGTTACATGACAAACTAATGCTACTAGGAGCTCAGACAGTAATAGAAACTTTAGATCTAATTAAAAACGACAAAGCTAATACCACTACTCAACCTCAAGAAGAAACTAAAACAGCTTACAAATTACACAAAGACAATACTAAGATTGATTTCACAAAACAAGGAAATCAAATTCACAATCTTATCAGAGGACTTAGTCCTTATCCAACTGCTTGGTGCACTATTAAAGATAACGACAATGAATGGAATGTAAAGATATATGAAGCTAGCTTTGAAGAAGACACTCACAATTACTCTCTTGGAAAGCTAATTTCCAGTAAGAAAGAAATTAAAATAGCTGTTAAAAATGGTTTTATCAATATTTTAAGACTTCAGTTCCCTGGTAAAAAGCCAATGAGAGCCAATGACTTACTCAATGGAGTAACATTTAGCGACAACACAACAGCAATATAA
- a CDS encoding RecQ family ATP-dependent DNA helicase codes for MTTPIDILQKYWNYDSFREPQQEIIDAVLAKNDTFALLPTGGGKSICFQIPGLLLPGTCLVISPLIALIEDQVNNLNKLNIKATSIIGGTPMHEIDAIFDNCMYGDYKFLYISPERLKQGWILERIQKIKINLIAVDEAHCISQWGHDFRPSYLELGKLRDLLPTISIIALTASANKKVVTDICENLKLDTPKIFTKSFLRENLIYGVYNVEDILNTVIRIIQKNPTPSIIYVRNRKEAYFFSSQLNQLNFKATFFHGGLSIIEKKKRMQDWIEEKSLIMVATNAFGMGIDKKNVKNVIHIQIPENIENYYQEAGRAGRDGKKAFATMLITDQEIKQNKDMFKANLFDKDFLKHIYRKLNNFLSIAYGEGYNCTYSFNFNKFCSHNRYPHRKAYNALQFLDRQGIIRLSQNNKNKTKLLFTAPSSEILDITYDNEPYENIIHFILRTYTGIHEYEQDIDLTLIEHQTGESIESITDCLKTCHDQNLCNYIPEDNDITVIFNEAWEEDRTLYRTFPYLEQQNTQKVYQYQSLLFYIENQDICKNRILLNYFDEEKNDDCGTCSTCIKKRKYTNTRNTLIDNIYKIISNSPHSILEIEMTHDIKKGDIIFAIQVLLEQDKIKINNENQYSII; via the coding sequence ATGACTACACCTATCGATATTCTTCAAAAATACTGGAACTATGATAGCTTTCGAGAACCTCAGCAAGAGATAATAGATGCAGTTCTGGCTAAGAATGATACTTTTGCGCTCTTACCAACAGGAGGAGGAAAGAGTATTTGTTTTCAAATTCCTGGACTGCTTTTGCCTGGAACGTGTCTCGTTATATCTCCTTTAATAGCACTTATTGAAGATCAGGTAAACAATTTGAATAAGTTAAATATAAAAGCTACTTCTATTATTGGAGGTACTCCTATGCACGAAATAGACGCTATATTTGACAATTGTATGTATGGAGACTATAAATTCTTGTATATTTCACCTGAGCGACTAAAACAAGGATGGATTCTAGAACGAATACAAAAAATTAAAATCAATTTAATAGCTGTTGATGAAGCACATTGTATATCACAGTGGGGGCATGACTTTAGACCTTCTTACCTAGAGTTAGGAAAACTACGTGATCTATTACCTACCATATCAATAATCGCCCTAACTGCTTCTGCCAATAAAAAGGTAGTAACTGATATATGCGAAAATCTAAAACTAGACACCCCTAAAATATTCACTAAAAGCTTTCTACGCGAGAACTTAATCTATGGTGTTTATAATGTAGAGGACATCTTAAATACAGTAATACGTATTATTCAGAAAAACCCTACCCCAAGCATTATATATGTTCGAAATAGAAAAGAAGCATATTTCTTCTCTTCACAACTTAATCAGCTAAACTTTAAAGCTACTTTTTTTCATGGTGGACTATCTATCATTGAAAAAAAGAAGAGAATGCAAGATTGGATAGAAGAGAAAAGCCTTATAATGGTAGCTACAAATGCTTTTGGAATGGGTATTGATAAAAAAAACGTAAAAAATGTCATTCATATCCAAATACCAGAGAATATAGAGAATTATTACCAGGAAGCTGGTCGAGCTGGTAGGGATGGCAAAAAAGCCTTTGCGACAATGCTGATCACAGATCAAGAAATCAAGCAAAATAAAGATATGTTTAAAGCAAATTTGTTTGATAAAGATTTTTTAAAACATATATATAGAAAACTAAACAATTTTCTAAGTATCGCTTATGGAGAAGGATATAACTGTACTTATAGCTTTAATTTCAACAAGTTTTGCTCTCACAATAGATACCCTCATCGAAAAGCTTATAATGCATTACAGTTTTTAGATAGACAAGGCATTATTAGGCTATCACAAAACAATAAAAATAAAACAAAGCTTTTATTTACAGCTCCTAGTAGTGAAATACTAGATATCACGTATGATAATGAGCCCTATGAAAATATTATTCACTTTATTCTAAGAACTTATACGGGGATCCATGAATACGAACAAGATATCGACTTAACTCTTATAGAACATCAAACAGGTGAATCAATTGAAAGTATAACAGATTGTTTAAAAACTTGTCATGATCAAAATCTGTGTAATTATATACCTGAAGATAATGATATAACTGTTATTTTTAATGAGGCATGGGAAGAGGATAGAACTCTGTATAGAACATTTCCTTACCTTGAGCAACAGAATACACAAAAAGTATATCAATATCAATCACTATTATTCTATATAGAAAATCAAGATATTTGCAAGAACAGAATACTCTTAAACTATTTTGATGAAGAAAAGAATGATGATTGCGGTACATGCTCTACTTGTATAAAAAAAAGAAAATATACTAATACACGAAATACTCTGATAGACAATATCTATAAGATAATTTCTAATTCACCACACAGTATACTTGAGATAGAAATGACTCATGATATAAAAAAAGGTGATATCATTTTTGCAATTCAAGTTTTACTAGAACAAGATAAAATAAAAATAAACAATGAAAATCAATATTCAATAATATGA
- a CDS encoding AAA family ATPase, which translates to MDTKIILIIGGPGSGKTTLINELTDKGYVCYPEISRAVTKKAQEKGIDQLFLTEPLLFSQLLLEGRIEQHQEAVKESANLVFIDRGIPDVLAYMHYTGDKYPESFDIACKNHVYHQIFLLPPWESIYQSDEQRYENFEQASQIHEHLISTYKNYGYDLIEVPRDTVENRIDFILSKI; encoded by the coding sequence ATGGACACAAAAATAATCTTAATCATAGGAGGACCAGGATCTGGTAAAACTACATTGATTAACGAACTTACTGACAAAGGATATGTTTGCTATCCAGAAATATCTCGTGCGGTTACAAAAAAGGCTCAAGAAAAAGGTATTGATCAATTATTCTTAACAGAACCTCTATTATTTAGTCAATTACTTTTAGAAGGTAGAATAGAACAACATCAAGAAGCAGTAAAAGAATCTGCTAATTTGGTTTTTATAGACAGAGGTATCCCAGATGTACTTGCATATATGCATTATACTGGCGATAAATATCCTGAAAGCTTTGACATCGCATGTAAGAACCATGTTTACCATCAAATTTTCTTATTACCGCCATGGGAATCAATATACCAAAGTGATGAACAACGTTATGAGAATTTCGAACAAGCAAGTCAAATACACGAACACCTTATATCAACTTATAAAAACTATGGGTATGATCTAATAGAGGTACCACGTGACACAGTTGAAAACAGAATTGATTTCATATTAAGTAAAATTTAA
- a CDS encoding DUF493 family protein, with protein MDDNTKEFYKRLKEQLEDDKTWPRPYLYKFIVPGDAEKIAKVEEAFDGCNADIQIKNSSTGKFSSVSVKLIVKSSQEIIDKYLAVSTIEGIVSL; from the coding sequence ATGGACGATAATACAAAAGAATTTTATAAAAGATTAAAAGAGCAATTAGAAGATGATAAAACTTGGCCAAGACCATACTTGTATAAGTTTATTGTACCAGGTGATGCGGAGAAGATAGCTAAGGTGGAAGAGGCATTCGATGGATGTAATGCTGATATTCAAATTAAGAATTCTAGTACAGGTAAATTCTCAAGTGTATCTGTGAAACTAATAGTTAAAAGTTCTCAAGAGATTATAGATAAATATCTTGCTGTATCTACTATTGAAGGAATTGTTTCTTTGTAG
- a CDS encoding DUF4290 domain-containing protein — translation MKFDSKEAVTHLEYNSLRKPLIIPEYGRHLQNLIDHIQNIEDREERNKGARYAISVMGSMNPHLRDVPDFQHKLWDQLFMMSGFDLDVDCPFPIATKETIFSKPEKLDYPQNHPKYRFYGNNITYMINKAIAWESGEMKDALILVIANHMKKSYLSWNKETVKDEVIFEHLYDLSNGKINLFKKEEELSTTANLMQVNKKQSNKTNYSNNNQKSNSNSNNTNKKFKSNNYHSKGKK, via the coding sequence ATGAAGTTTGATTCCAAAGAAGCAGTAACTCATTTAGAGTACAATTCTCTAAGAAAACCGTTGATTATACCTGAATATGGTCGTCATTTACAAAACCTGATTGATCATATACAAAATATTGAGGATAGAGAAGAGCGTAACAAAGGAGCTAGGTACGCTATTAGCGTTATGGGGAGTATGAATCCACATTTACGTGATGTACCTGATTTTCAACATAAACTTTGGGATCAATTATTTATGATGTCTGGTTTTGACTTAGATGTTGACTGTCCATTTCCGATTGCTACGAAAGAAACTATTTTTTCCAAACCTGAAAAATTAGATTATCCTCAGAATCATCCTAAATATAGATTTTATGGTAATAATATTACCTACATGATTAATAAGGCTATTGCTTGGGAAAGTGGTGAAATGAAAGACGCTTTAATCTTAGTGATTGCTAATCACATGAAGAAGAGTTATTTGAGTTGGAACAAAGAAACTGTAAAAGACGAAGTGATTTTCGAGCATCTTTATGACTTGTCTAATGGGAAAATAAATTTATTTAAGAAAGAAGAAGAGCTTTCTACTACTGCTAATCTAATGCAAGTAAATAAAAAGCAATCAAATAAAACGAATTACTCAAATAATAATCAGAAGAGTAATTCGAATAGTAACAATACTAATAAAAAATTTAAAAGTAATAACTATCATTCAAAAGGTAAGAAGTAA
- the murA gene encoding UDP-N-acetylglucosamine 1-carboxyvinyltransferase: MSTFKIEGGVKLKGEVYAQGAKNEALQILCAVLLTPEKVVLSNIPNIIDINKLIELLGKLGVQIENLGSNKMSFQADNLNLEYLTSDDFKKDGKALRGSIMMVGPLLARFGKGYIPKPGGDKIGRRRLDTHFDGFIKLGATFRYNREEYFYGVEAEKLVGADMLLDEASVTGTANILMAAVLAEGITTIYNAACEPYIQQLCKMLNSMGAKIQGIGSNLLTIEGVTELKGCEHTMLPDMIEIGSWIGLAAMTQSEITIKNVGWEHLGVIPNTFRRLGITLEKRGDDIYIPAHTNGYEIQNYIDGSILTIADAPWPGLTPDLLSVILVVATQARGEVLIHQKMFESRLFFVDKLIDMGAKIILCDPHRAVIIGHDFKSKLKATKMSSPDIRAGISLLIAALSAVGVSEIQNIEQIDRGYEAIDDRLRALGAHIERIED; encoded by the coding sequence ATGAGTACATTTAAGATAGAAGGAGGCGTTAAGTTAAAAGGAGAGGTTTATGCACAAGGAGCTAAGAATGAAGCATTACAAATCTTATGTGCAGTATTATTAACACCTGAGAAGGTAGTATTATCTAATATTCCCAATATTATAGATATTAATAAACTAATAGAGTTATTAGGGAAATTAGGAGTACAGATTGAAAATCTTGGATCAAACAAGATGTCATTCCAAGCTGATAATTTGAATTTAGAATATCTTACTTCAGATGATTTTAAAAAAGATGGAAAAGCTTTAAGGGGATCCATTATGATGGTGGGACCTTTATTGGCTCGTTTTGGGAAAGGATATATCCCAAAACCTGGAGGAGATAAGATTGGTAGAAGAAGATTAGATACACACTTTGATGGTTTTATCAAGTTAGGTGCTACGTTTAGATATAATAGAGAAGAATATTTCTACGGTGTAGAAGCTGAGAAATTGGTTGGTGCTGATATGTTGTTAGACGAAGCATCTGTGACGGGAACGGCTAATATTTTAATGGCTGCTGTGTTAGCAGAAGGTATTACTACTATATATAATGCAGCGTGTGAACCTTATATTCAACAATTGTGTAAGATGCTAAACTCCATGGGTGCTAAGATCCAAGGAATTGGATCTAACTTACTTACTATCGAGGGAGTAACTGAATTAAAAGGATGTGAGCATACAATGTTGCCAGACATGATTGAGATTGGTTCTTGGATTGGTTTAGCAGCAATGACTCAAAGTGAGATTACTATTAAAAACGTAGGTTGGGAGCATCTAGGGGTTATTCCTAATACGTTTAGAAGATTAGGTATCACACTAGAGAAGAGAGGGGATGATATTTATATTCCTGCTCATACTAATGGATATGAAATACAAAATTATATTGATGGATCTATTCTAACGATAGCTGATGCGCCATGGCCAGGGCTAACACCTGATTTATTAAGTGTTATCCTAGTAGTAGCAACACAGGCTAGAGGGGAAGTACTTATCCACCAAAAGATGTTTGAAAGTAGACTTTTCTTCGTTGATAAATTGATTGATATGGGGGCAAAGATTATTCTTTGTGATCCACATAGAGCAGTAATTATAGGTCATGACTTTAAATCAAAGCTAAAAGCGACTAAGATGTCATCACCTGATATTCGTGCGGGTATCTCATTATTAATAGCTGCGTTATCTGCAGTAGGTGTAAGCGAGATACAAAATATCGAGCAAATTGACAGAGGATATGAAGCTATAGATGATAGGTTAAGAGCGTTAGGTGCTCATATAGAGAGAATAGAAGACTAA
- a CDS encoding DUF5686 family protein: protein MKVNLHTLILFFSILILSILHSYAQTQPTQGRVTDQNGKPLKNALVFIIKTDLQTQTDANGVFKLAVNPGQQLYIQKENYAIRKLDYIPDKSQVKQWDIVLTSLKDTDIFYDNPQDDYALFIMDLASRFKHKNNLNKFTVDFYSKGNLQLATGREKFLGQQRKDLVPSLDIKDISNYIYLGELSSQLTTLNENYNKENVIALNQIGSSKDLNFLTATDSDINLYNKVVSNQINVISPLMSYAKSYYYFKLITKEKDTLGNDLYTIEFKPKRDREPIMEGKITITSDNWQITKLYAAMSGENFGLKNVSQIVISQEYKYNEALNLYLKYKQNLYLKGKFLVFHYIGSYKAYYKNYQKNDNIDKTQFSNELIHYTNNFLNKPTEYWNNNRPESLSEKEKTTFNNQEIKIQETTKATLDSLDKRTNNFTLFKLIKGYQHINTHKNSSITYRGLLSTFAFNAIQGFNVTTGLDYIKYKDDNSVTKLGTIVNYGISENKYRVSGYASHTFNQENYNTLTLSGGNTILQFNQDDPVKTPINSIASAYFGKNYAKFFQKNYLQIKYEQYAFNKFKFTTSLEYAHRTALNNSIKSPPFAPNKDFDSNNPLAPKDYENAPFIDNSMFKLNLGMNIIFDQKIISYPNSKQYLPNSKFPIIKVNIDKALNATTSDYNYTFVSLATQYNDNIGKIGNLYIGLAAGKFLEQNKIAFTDYKHFNGNQTFIGSTAVYNKHFNLLPYYEYSTNKSYVEFHLEHDFRGYIMNKIPLLNKTRYSLVVGYHVLNVPDKDVYGEFSLGLNNFGFGKFRPFRIDFFHTVSADAPKKFGFVFGVKVLDLIQK from the coding sequence ATGAAAGTAAACCTGCATACACTTATTCTTTTCTTCAGTATATTGATACTGTCCATACTGCATAGTTATGCACAAACCCAGCCTACACAAGGACGAGTTACAGATCAAAATGGAAAACCTTTAAAAAACGCCTTAGTTTTTATCATAAAAACTGATCTACAAACACAGACTGATGCAAATGGAGTATTTAAACTAGCTGTAAATCCAGGGCAACAACTGTACATTCAAAAAGAAAATTATGCTATACGTAAACTCGACTATATACCAGATAAAAGTCAAGTAAAACAATGGGATATTGTATTAACATCATTAAAAGACACTGATATATTCTACGATAATCCTCAGGACGACTATGCTCTATTTATTATGGATTTGGCCAGTAGATTCAAGCATAAGAATAATCTAAATAAGTTTACTGTTGATTTCTACTCAAAAGGAAATCTTCAACTAGCTACAGGTAGAGAAAAATTTCTAGGCCAACAAAGAAAAGACTTAGTCCCTTCATTAGACATCAAGGATATTAGTAATTATATCTATTTAGGAGAACTCTCTTCTCAACTTACAACACTAAACGAAAATTACAATAAAGAAAATGTTATCGCACTAAATCAAATAGGGAGTTCGAAAGATCTCAATTTTTTAACTGCTACTGATAGTGATATCAACTTATATAATAAAGTAGTATCAAATCAGATTAATGTCATCTCACCTTTAATGTCTTATGCGAAATCATATTACTACTTTAAACTTATAACTAAAGAAAAAGACACCTTAGGTAATGATCTTTATACTATCGAATTTAAACCTAAAAGAGATAGAGAGCCTATAATGGAAGGTAAAATTACAATAACTAGTGACAACTGGCAGATTACTAAACTTTATGCTGCTATGTCTGGTGAAAACTTTGGATTAAAAAATGTATCCCAAATTGTAATTAGCCAAGAATACAAGTACAATGAAGCTCTTAATCTATACTTAAAATATAAACAAAACTTATACCTCAAAGGGAAATTTCTTGTCTTTCATTATATAGGTTCCTATAAAGCCTATTATAAAAATTATCAAAAAAATGACAATATAGATAAAACACAATTCTCGAATGAATTAATACATTACACAAACAACTTTCTAAATAAACCTACTGAATATTGGAATAATAACAGGCCTGAGTCATTATCTGAAAAGGAGAAAACAACCTTCAATAATCAAGAGATTAAAATCCAAGAGACTACAAAAGCCACATTAGACTCGTTGGACAAAAGAACTAATAATTTCACCTTATTCAAATTAATCAAAGGGTATCAACATATTAATACACACAAAAATTCTTCTATTACATACAGAGGTCTATTATCTACTTTTGCTTTCAATGCAATACAAGGTTTTAATGTTACAACAGGGCTAGATTATATTAAGTATAAAGATGATAACTCTGTAACAAAACTAGGAACTATCGTTAACTATGGAATATCAGAAAACAAATACAGAGTTTCTGGGTATGCCTCACATACTTTTAACCAAGAGAACTATAATACATTAACATTGTCAGGAGGTAATACAATTCTTCAATTTAATCAGGATGATCCTGTAAAAACTCCTATAAACTCGATAGCTAGTGCATACTTTGGGAAAAACTATGCTAAGTTTTTTCAAAAAAACTACTTGCAGATTAAGTACGAACAATATGCATTTAATAAATTCAAATTTACAACCTCTTTAGAGTATGCTCATAGGACAGCGTTAAATAATAGTATAAAAAGCCCACCTTTTGCACCTAATAAAGATTTTGATTCCAATAATCCACTAGCTCCAAAAGACTATGAAAATGCACCTTTTATAGACAATTCAATGTTTAAACTAAATTTAGGTATGAATATAATCTTCGATCAAAAAATAATATCCTACCCTAATTCTAAACAATATTTACCTAACTCTAAATTTCCTATCATTAAAGTCAATATAGACAAAGCTCTTAACGCTACTACTAGTGATTACAATTATACATTTGTTTCTTTAGCTACACAGTATAATGATAATATTGGTAAAATAGGTAACCTATATATAGGTTTAGCAGCTGGTAAATTTCTGGAACAAAATAAAATAGCCTTCACTGATTATAAACATTTTAATGGTAATCAAACTTTTATAGGCTCAACTGCTGTATATAATAAACATTTCAATCTATTACCGTATTATGAATATAGTACAAATAAATCATACGTAGAATTTCACTTAGAACACGACTTTAGAGGTTACATCATGAATAAAATACCATTACTTAACAAAACAAGATATTCTTTAGTCGTAGGTTATCATGTCCTTAATGTTCCTGATAAAGACGTTTACGGTGAGTTTAGTTTAGGTCTTAACAACTTTGGTTTTGGTAAGTTTAGACCGTTTAGAATAGATTTTTTTCATACAGTATCAGCAGATGCACCTAAGAAATTCGGATTTGTATTTGGTGTCAAAGTACTAGATTTAATCCAAAAGTAA
- the aroQ gene encoding type II 3-dehydroquinate dehydratase, translating into MKIAIINGPNLNLLGKREPLVYGSTSFDDYYIGIQSKYPEIEFDYFQSNIEGELINKIHEIGFSYHAIILNAGAYTHTSLAIADAISAITTPVIEVHISNTHKREEFRKHSYLSPVCQGVILGFGLKSYDLAIASILE; encoded by the coding sequence ATGAAAATAGCTATTATAAATGGACCTAATCTGAACTTACTTGGTAAGAGAGAACCTCTAGTATATGGTAGTACCTCTTTTGATGATTATTATATAGGTATACAATCTAAATATCCTGAAATAGAATTTGACTATTTTCAATCTAATATTGAAGGTGAATTAATCAATAAGATTCATGAAATAGGTTTTTCATATCATGCTATTATATTAAATGCTGGTGCATACACACATACTTCATTAGCAATAGCTGATGCTATTTCAGCTATAACAACACCTGTTATTGAGGTTCACATTTCTAATACTCACAAAAGAGAAGAATTTAGAAAGCATTCTTACTTATCACCTGTATGTCAAGGCGTAATTCTAGGTTTTGGACTAAAGAGTTATGACTTAGCTATAGCTTCTATATTAGAGTAA
- a CDS encoding porin family protein — protein MKKLVLSLAAVAAFGFTANAQETEKPTFGFQESNVFVEGMFQISNSTSKLEGASSKDKKTNFTFNPKVGYMLSDKLAVGVSAAFGKNSDSETSFGGAFDKVGSVKGYMKETYVGAFARYYFLELGQRFKTYAEVGVGYHQGVKEQALGKDLKATGVKAGLNVGMNYFVTSNMAISFNLGDVFTYGNYNTKMDGTKVSTDSKTEANVNIFNNFFDNATFGLTYKF, from the coding sequence ATGAAAAAATTAGTACTTTCATTAGCAGCAGTTGCTGCTTTCGGTTTCACTGCAAATGCGCAAGAAACAGAAAAACCAACTTTTGGATTCCAAGAATCTAATGTATTCGTTGAAGGAATGTTCCAGATTTCTAATTCTACTTCTAAATTAGAAGGTGCATCATCTAAGGATAAAAAGACAAACTTTACATTTAATCCTAAAGTAGGATATATGTTATCTGATAAATTAGCTGTTGGAGTTTCAGCTGCATTTGGAAAAAATAGTGATTCAGAAACAAGTTTTGGTGGAGCTTTTGATAAAGTAGGTTCAGTAAAAGGGTATATGAAAGAAACTTATGTTGGAGCATTTGCTCGTTACTATTTCTTAGAATTAGGACAACGTTTCAAAACATATGCTGAAGTTGGTGTAGGATATCACCAAGGAGTTAAAGAACAAGCTTTAGGAAAAGACTTAAAAGCAACTGGAGTTAAAGCTGGTTTAAATGTTGGTATGAACTACTTTGTAACGTCTAATATGGCGATTTCATTTAACTTAGGTGATGTATTTACTTATGGTAACTACAACACTAAAATGGATGGAACAAAAGTTTCAACTGATTCTAAAACTGAGGCAAATGTTAACATTTTCAATAATTTCTTTGATAATGCAACATTCGGTTTAACTTACAAATTCTAA
- the xerD gene encoding site-specific tyrosine recombinase XerD: MASGYWEGNIKMFTTYLKLERGLSANSIDSYELDIRKFISYLEGFDDKFTIESIDRSTVQEFLYSIAEVVASTTQARIIAGLKNFFNYFILEGYIKISPAELIETPKLGRKLPDVLSVDEIDLLIEAIDLSSSEGFRNKVMLETLYSCGLRVSELVGLRLSDLFFEEGFIRVIGKGSKHRFVPIDMGTMELIALYNDSIRAQMTVKKDSSDILFLNRRGGQLTRAMIFTIIKRLAAEIGLKKNISPHTFRHSFATHLLENGADIRAIQLMLGHESITTTEIYMHVTTDRLRSVLEEFHPRAKG, translated from the coding sequence ATGGCTTCGGGCTACTGGGAAGGGAATATTAAGATGTTTACTACTTATTTAAAACTTGAAAGGGGGCTTTCTGCCAATTCAATTGATAGTTATGAGTTGGATATAAGAAAATTTATTAGCTATTTAGAGGGTTTTGATGATAAGTTTACTATCGAATCTATAGACAGAAGTACAGTTCAAGAGTTTTTATATAGTATAGCTGAGGTTGTAGCATCCACTACTCAAGCAAGAATTATAGCTGGATTAAAGAATTTTTTTAATTACTTTATACTTGAGGGATATATTAAAATTTCTCCAGCAGAGCTAATTGAAACACCTAAATTAGGACGGAAGTTGCCTGATGTTTTGAGTGTTGATGAAATTGATTTGCTGATTGAGGCAATTGACTTATCTAGTTCTGAAGGATTTCGAAATAAGGTGATGTTAGAAACTCTTTATAGTTGTGGATTGCGTGTAAGTGAATTAGTGGGGCTTCGTCTATCGGATCTATTTTTTGAAGAAGGGTTCATTAGAGTGATAGGAAAGGGAAGTAAGCATCGTTTTGTACCTATTGATATGGGTACGATGGAGTTAATAGCCTTGTATAACGACTCTATTCGCGCTCAGATGACAGTAAAGAAAGATAGTTCGGATATCTTGTTTTTGAATAGAAGAGGGGGACAGCTTACTCGGGCTATGATATTCACTATTATTAAGAGGTTAGCAGCCGAAATAGGTTTAAAGAAGAATATTAGTCCACATACTTTTAGGCATTCTTTTGCTACTCATTTATTAGAGAATGGCGCTGATATTAGAGCTATACAGTTGATGTTAGGACATGAGTCTATTACTACTACAGAAATTTATATGCATGTAACTACTGATCGTTTAAGATCTGTTCTAGAAGAGTTTCACCCTAGAGCTAAGGGATAA